One genomic region from Rosa rugosa chromosome 1, drRosRugo1.1, whole genome shotgun sequence encodes:
- the LOC133726589 gene encoding uncharacterized protein LOC133726589 isoform X4, whose protein sequence is MVFLPSNTERERLLRLLFEVRKTQIQFWKASSYIVRALENSTREQDSAPEQSSPPEQCFPPQQQQINSDPFSSDYEGSFLDGFSDLDSSDNEEISIPTSEEEKKPI, encoded by the exons ATGGTATTCTTGCCTTCTAACacagagagagaaaggcttcTAAGGCTGCTCTTTGAG GTGAGGAAGACGCAGATTCAATTCTGGAAAGCCTCCTCTTATATAGTGCGA GCTCTTGAAAATTCAACTCGAGAACAGGATTCTGCACCAGAGCAGAGTTCTCCTCCAGAACAGTGCTTTCCTCCACAACAGCAACAAATCAATTCTGATCCCTTTTCTTCAGATTATGAGGGGAGCTTTCTGGATGGATTTTCAGATCTTGATAGCTCTGATAATGAG gaAATTAGCATTCCTACATCTGAGGAGGAGAAAAAACCTATTTAA
- the LOC133726593 gene encoding uncharacterized protein LOC133726593 isoform X1, with the protein MEKVPIVDAAKGNWKKAEVEAKSETGEGNGNKQSHEAKSGIVEASGNKSYSGKIEPDESARCVEQGLVAEVVGGESKTDSETEKMLESMKELNKKLMEMMYKGKLTCEYDKENMKSKTKSNDDDDDDEEPLKGCMSWLL; encoded by the exons ATGGAGAAGGTACCTATTGTTGATGCTGCTAAGGGTAATTGGAAGAAGGCCGAGGTTGAGGCCAAGAG TGAGACTGGTGAAGGCAATGGAAACAAGCAAAGCCATGAGGCCAAGAG TGGGATTGTTGAAGCCTCTGGGAATAAGAGTTATTCTGGGAAGATTGAACCTGATGAGTCTGCAAGGTG TGTGGAACAAGGCCTTGTTGCTGAGGTTGTGGGAGGAGAGTCCAAGACGGACTCCGAAACTGAAAAGATGCTGGAGAGTATGAAGGAGCTCAACAAGAAGCTGATGGAGATGATGTACAAAGGAAAACTGACTTGTGAGTATGACAAGGAGAACATGAAGAGCAAGACTAAGagcaatgatgatgatgatgatgatgaggagcCATTGAAGGGATGCATGTCGTGGTTACTTTGA
- the LOC133726593 gene encoding uncharacterized protein LOC133726593 isoform X2 has translation MEKVPIVDAAKGNWKKAEVEAKSETGEGNGNKQSHEAKSGIVEASGNKSYSGKIEPDESASVEQGLVAEVVGGESKTDSETEKMLESMKELNKKLMEMMYKGKLTCEYDKENMKSKTKSNDDDDDDEEPLKGCMSWLL, from the exons ATGGAGAAGGTACCTATTGTTGATGCTGCTAAGGGTAATTGGAAGAAGGCCGAGGTTGAGGCCAAGAG TGAGACTGGTGAAGGCAATGGAAACAAGCAAAGCCATGAGGCCAAGAG TGGGATTGTTGAAGCCTCTGGGAATAAGAGTTATTCTGGGAAGATTGAACCTGATGAGTCTGCAAG TGTGGAACAAGGCCTTGTTGCTGAGGTTGTGGGAGGAGAGTCCAAGACGGACTCCGAAACTGAAAAGATGCTGGAGAGTATGAAGGAGCTCAACAAGAAGCTGATGGAGATGATGTACAAAGGAAAACTGACTTGTGAGTATGACAAGGAGAACATGAAGAGCAAGACTAAGagcaatgatgatgatgatgatgatgaggagcCATTGAAGGGATGCATGTCGTGGTTACTTTGA
- the LOC133726590 gene encoding E3 ubiquitin-protein ligase CIP8-like, with amino-acid sequence MSALGVPLEQQPPILEKLFQVVQAAVPERRIIVVIADVAVRLLGSFDEHHDDTDISRLTREYPIAIQLHFTDGTSELYALSEVDYHGVDDRVTWESFETHRVRFVPATTSSIVSLQKVRIDSLEEDTIKQNPSCAICINDFAEGGVDQLITLLPCAHHYHLDCIVPWLKTSHLCPLCRYPMPTVEEAESSNP; translated from the coding sequence ATGTCGGCATTAGGTGTCCCCCTGGAGCAGCAACCGCCTATCCTCGAAAAACTATTTCAGGTGGTACAAGCTGCTGTTCCGGAGCGCCGCATTATTGTGGTCATTGCAGACGTGGCCGTGCGGTTATTGGGTAGTTTTGATGAGCATCATGATGACACTGACATTAGTAGACTTACCAGGGAATACCCCATTGCCATTCAATTACATTTTACTGATGGCACCAGTGAATTATATGCATTGAGTGAGGTTGACTATCATGGTGTCGACGATAGGGTCACATGGGAGTCCTTTGAAACTCATAGGGTCAGGTTTGTTCCTGCAACTACATCATCCATCGTGAGCTTGCAGAAAGTGAGAATAGATAGCTTGGAGGAAGATACCATCAAACAGAACCCATCATGTGCTATTTGTATAAACGACTTTGCTGAAGGTGGTGTCGATCAACTGATTACTCTTTTGCCTTGCGCACACCATTATCATCTAGATTGCATTGTCCCGTGGCTGAAGACGAGTCACTTGTGCCCCTTGTGTCGATACCCAATGCCAACTGTGGAAGAGGCAGAGTCTTCAAATCCCTAA
- the LOC133726589 gene encoding DNA (cytosine-5)-methyltransferase DRM1A-like isoform X1, with protein MVFLPSNTERERLLRLLFEVRKTQIQFWKASSYIVRALENSTREQDSAPEQSSPPEQCFPPQQQQINSDPFSSDYEGSFLDGFSDLDSSDNEIDTVAYHLSVSKDRLALHPLGIRTKNVVSVEISAVSRTVVRTWWEQTNQKGNLYHHADVQELNADRLEHYINTFGGFDLVVGGSPCNNLAGSNRYHRDGLEGKESSLFYDYFRILDLVKGLMARYS; from the exons ATGGTATTCTTGCCTTCTAACacagagagagaaaggcttcTAAGGCTGCTCTTTGAG GTGAGGAAGACGCAGATTCAATTCTGGAAAGCCTCCTCTTATATAGTGCGA GCTCTTGAAAATTCAACTCGAGAACAGGATTCTGCACCAGAGCAGAGTTCTCCTCCAGAACAGTGCTTTCCTCCACAACAGCAACAAATCAATTCTGATCCCTTTTCTTCAGATTATGAGGGGAGCTTTCTGGATGGATTTTCAGATCTTGATAGCTCTGATAATGAG ATTGATACAGTAGCCTATCATCTCTCTGTGTCGAAAGATCGGTTAGCCCTCCATCCGCTTGGCATTCGAACGAAGAATGTTGTGTCTGTTGAGATTTCAGCGGTGAGCAGAACTGTTGTGAGGACTTGGTGGGAGCAAACCAACCAAAAAGGAAACTTGTATCACCACGCTGATGTGCAAGAGTTGAATGCCGACCGGTTGGAGCATTACATCAATACCTTTGGCGGGTTTGATCTCGTGGTTGGTGGGAGCCCGTGCAACAATCTTGCCGGTAGCAACAGATATCATAGGGATGGGCTTGAGGGAAAAGAATCTTCTCTATTTTATGATTATTTCCGTATATTAGACTTAGTGAAGGGTCTTATGGCAAGATATAGCTGA
- the LOC133726589 gene encoding DNA (cytosine-5)-methyltransferase DRM1A-like isoform X2, translating into MVFLPSNTERERLLRLLFEVRKTQIQFWKASSYIALENSTREQDSAPEQSSPPEQCFPPQQQQINSDPFSSDYEGSFLDGFSDLDSSDNEIDTVAYHLSVSKDRLALHPLGIRTKNVVSVEISAVSRTVVRTWWEQTNQKGNLYHHADVQELNADRLEHYINTFGGFDLVVGGSPCNNLAGSNRYHRDGLEGKESSLFYDYFRILDLVKGLMARYS; encoded by the exons ATGGTATTCTTGCCTTCTAACacagagagagaaaggcttcTAAGGCTGCTCTTTGAG GTGAGGAAGACGCAGATTCAATTCTGGAAAGCCTCCTCTTATATA GCTCTTGAAAATTCAACTCGAGAACAGGATTCTGCACCAGAGCAGAGTTCTCCTCCAGAACAGTGCTTTCCTCCACAACAGCAACAAATCAATTCTGATCCCTTTTCTTCAGATTATGAGGGGAGCTTTCTGGATGGATTTTCAGATCTTGATAGCTCTGATAATGAG ATTGATACAGTAGCCTATCATCTCTCTGTGTCGAAAGATCGGTTAGCCCTCCATCCGCTTGGCATTCGAACGAAGAATGTTGTGTCTGTTGAGATTTCAGCGGTGAGCAGAACTGTTGTGAGGACTTGGTGGGAGCAAACCAACCAAAAAGGAAACTTGTATCACCACGCTGATGTGCAAGAGTTGAATGCCGACCGGTTGGAGCATTACATCAATACCTTTGGCGGGTTTGATCTCGTGGTTGGTGGGAGCCCGTGCAACAATCTTGCCGGTAGCAACAGATATCATAGGGATGGGCTTGAGGGAAAAGAATCTTCTCTATTTTATGATTATTTCCGTATATTAGACTTAGTGAAGGGTCTTATGGCAAGATATAGCTGA
- the LOC133726594 gene encoding DNA (cytosine-5)-methyltransferase DRM1-like — MDGNTSGVNGNNVDWDTEDELDEIENFTLSSSSANLGSGEGSSSPGPSNTKVFGHFVSMGFSQKMVAKAIQEHGEEDADSILESLLLYSMPSFLLMSRTVVRTWWEQTNQKGKLVSPR; from the exons ATG GATGGAAATACATCTGGGGTAAACGGAAATAATGTTGACTGGGATACTGAAGATGAGCTTGACGAGATTGAAAATTTcactttatcttcttcttctgctaaTCTGGGCTCTGGGGAG GGGAGCTCATCTCCAGGACCTTCCAATACCAAAGTTTTTGGTCATTTTGTTAGcatgggattttctcaaaaaatggtTGCCAAAGCTATTCAGGAACATG GTGAGGAAGACGCCGATTCAATTCTGGAAAGTCTCCTCTTATATAGT ATGCCATCCTTTTTGCTGATGAGCAGAACTGTTGTGAGGACTTGGTGGGAGCAAACCAACCAAAAAGGGAAACTTGTATCACCTCGCTGA
- the LOC133726589 gene encoding DNA (cytosine-5)-methyltransferase DRM1A-like isoform X3: MVFLPSNTERERLLRLLFEALENSTREQDSAPEQSSPPEQCFPPQQQQINSDPFSSDYEGSFLDGFSDLDSSDNEIDTVAYHLSVSKDRLALHPLGIRTKNVVSVEISAVSRTVVRTWWEQTNQKGNLYHHADVQELNADRLEHYINTFGGFDLVVGGSPCNNLAGSNRYHRDGLEGKESSLFYDYFRILDLVKGLMARYS; encoded by the exons ATGGTATTCTTGCCTTCTAACacagagagagaaaggcttcTAAGGCTGCTCTTTGAG GCTCTTGAAAATTCAACTCGAGAACAGGATTCTGCACCAGAGCAGAGTTCTCCTCCAGAACAGTGCTTTCCTCCACAACAGCAACAAATCAATTCTGATCCCTTTTCTTCAGATTATGAGGGGAGCTTTCTGGATGGATTTTCAGATCTTGATAGCTCTGATAATGAG ATTGATACAGTAGCCTATCATCTCTCTGTGTCGAAAGATCGGTTAGCCCTCCATCCGCTTGGCATTCGAACGAAGAATGTTGTGTCTGTTGAGATTTCAGCGGTGAGCAGAACTGTTGTGAGGACTTGGTGGGAGCAAACCAACCAAAAAGGAAACTTGTATCACCACGCTGATGTGCAAGAGTTGAATGCCGACCGGTTGGAGCATTACATCAATACCTTTGGCGGGTTTGATCTCGTGGTTGGTGGGAGCCCGTGCAACAATCTTGCCGGTAGCAACAGATATCATAGGGATGGGCTTGAGGGAAAAGAATCTTCTCTATTTTATGATTATTTCCGTATATTAGACTTAGTGAAGGGTCTTATGGCAAGATATAGCTGA